One window of the Candidatus Zixiibacteriota bacterium genome contains the following:
- a CDS encoding exported hypothetical protein (Evidence 5 : Unknown function), with product MRIKSLSVFIGVLLLATALSAQNHIIIGWNDLGMHCSNLDFSTFVVLPPYNNVHAQAIVVGDTNNLPVVITTGFRVTYEIPGNTYSVGKTNFWDYAYQLFGVNLPPNIGLTGNGLSGDMVISANDFEITGIPLTPFTDSDLLHEDPFQLGLLKLYDQSDNLLATAEPVVPVSNEINCVSAGCHASVQALLNAHDAEGGFDPNNTPILCATCHSSNALGTPGHPGVPSLSEAIHTKHSEYTDDCYKCHPGPNTQCLRDVMSTSHGFVCQDCHGHLLQVGTSINNGRIPWLQEPSCGAIQCHGATFAEEPGKLFRQSKGHGGLYCSACHGEPHAIVPSRVARDNVQNIALQGYEGTLNKCSVCHGITPSGAGPHGIVASNCCIMAGDANHNSTVNILDVAFVINFLYKDGPQPACGQEADANGNGVVNILDISFLINYLYKHGPTPICGL from the coding sequence ATGAGGATCAAATCATTGTCTGTCTTTATCGGTGTTTTACTTCTGGCAACAGCATTATCGGCTCAGAATCACATTATCATCGGATGGAACGATCTGGGCATGCACTGCAGTAATCTTGACTTTTCCACCTTCGTGGTCCTTCCCCCCTATAATAATGTCCACGCTCAAGCTATTGTGGTGGGCGACACCAACAATCTCCCGGTAGTTATCACAACCGGCTTCCGGGTCACCTATGAGATTCCCGGCAACACATATTCTGTCGGCAAAACCAATTTCTGGGACTATGCCTATCAGTTGTTCGGGGTGAATCTCCCCCCTAATATCGGTCTGACCGGCAACGGACTCTCCGGAGATATGGTAATTTCCGCCAATGATTTTGAGATTACCGGCATACCTCTCACTCCTTTTACCGATTCCGATTTGTTGCATGAAGATCCCTTTCAACTCGGCCTTTTAAAGTTGTACGACCAATCCGATAACCTTCTGGCTACGGCCGAGCCGGTGGTCCCGGTATCCAATGAAATAAACTGTGTCAGTGCCGGTTGTCATGCCTCGGTCCAGGCTCTGCTCAATGCTCATGACGCCGAAGGCGGTTTCGATCCCAATAATACTCCCATCCTATGCGCCACCTGTCATTCTTCAAATGCCCTGGGGACACCCGGCCATCCGGGTGTGCCGTCACTTTCGGAGGCGATTCATACCAAGCACAGCGAATATACCGATGATTGTTACAAGTGCCATCCCGGGCCGAATACGCAGTGCCTTCGCGATGTCATGAGTACCAGCCATGGTTTCGTCTGCCAGGATTGTCATGGTCACCTTTTGCAGGTGGGAACCAGCATCAACAATGGCCGCATCCCCTGGCTCCAGGAACCGTCATGCGGAGCCATTCAGTGCCACGGAGCCACCTTTGCAGAGGAACCGGGAAAATTGTTCCGTCAATCGAAGGGGCATGGCGGTCTATATTGCAGCGCCTGTCATGGTGAGCCGCATGCCATTGTCCCCAGCCGGGTGGCGCGGGACAATGTTCAGAACATCGCGCTTCAAGGATATGAGGGAACTCTGAATAAATGCAGCGTCTGTCACGGTATTACACCGAGCGGGGCCGGACCTCATGGAATAGTGGCATCTAATTGCTGTATTATGGCGGGTGATGCCAATCACAATAGCACCGTGAATATTCTCGATGTGGCTTTTGTCATCAATTTTCTCTACAAGGATGGCCCGCAGCCGGCATGCGGACAAGAAGCCGATGCCAATGGAAACGGGGTCGTGAATATTTTGGATATATCTTTTCTTATAAATTACCTGTATAAACATGGACCGACCCCAATCTGCGGATTATGA
- the prfB gene encoding Peptide chain release factor 2, whose protein sequence is MGGSFDLEGRREKINKLEQLTTAPDFWSDNQKAQTILKEISEHKKWLEKIARFDSELTGLDELLEMADGDDDSADAKEIKQMTDKLVVEMEALELTTLLSGPDDARNAILTIHPGAGGTESQDWASMLLRMYTRWAEIHGFKAALLDYLDGDEAGLKSATVEITGDYAFGYLKAESGVHRLVRISPFDANNRRHTSFVSIFVYPEVEDNIQVEIKDEDLRIDTYRSSGAGGQHVNKTSSAVRITHFPTGIVVACQNERSQIKNREMAFKILRSRLYQLQIEEQRKKQAEIEKTKKKIEWGSQIRSYVFHPYNLVKDHRTDVETSNVQAVMDGNIDMFIQAFLADPDLRDN, encoded by the coding sequence TTGGGAGGTTCCTTTGACCTTGAGGGACGTCGTGAAAAAATTAACAAATTAGAGCAACTTACTACTGCCCCGGACTTCTGGAGCGACAATCAGAAGGCCCAGACGATATTAAAAGAGATCTCCGAACATAAAAAATGGCTGGAAAAGATCGCGCGGTTCGATTCGGAGCTGACGGGGCTCGATGAATTATTGGAGATGGCTGATGGGGACGACGATTCCGCCGATGCGAAGGAAATCAAGCAGATGACTGACAAACTGGTGGTTGAAATGGAAGCCCTGGAATTGACCACCCTTCTATCCGGTCCGGACGATGCCCGCAATGCCATTTTGACCATTCATCCCGGGGCCGGTGGGACGGAATCGCAGGATTGGGCCAGTATGCTTCTCCGAATGTATACCCGTTGGGCCGAAATTCATGGATTCAAGGCGGCTCTTCTGGATTATCTCGATGGCGACGAAGCCGGCCTGAAATCGGCCACGGTGGAAATAACGGGCGATTACGCGTTCGGCTATCTTAAAGCCGAATCGGGGGTTCACCGGCTGGTACGAATTTCCCCGTTCGACGCCAATAACCGCAGACATACCTCGTTCGTCTCCATTTTTGTCTATCCCGAGGTCGAAGATAATATTCAGGTCGAAATAAAAGACGAGGATCTCAGGATCGACACTTACCGTTCCTCCGGGGCCGGTGGTCAGCATGTAAATAAGACTTCTTCGGCGGTGCGTATAACCCACTTTCCGACCGGGATCGTGGTCGCCTGCCAGAATGAACGATCCCAGATAAAAAATCGGGAAATGGCCTTCAAGATCCTTCGCTCCCGACTCTATCAACTACAAATTGAGGAGCAGCGGAAAAAGCAGGCAGAGATCGAAAAGACCAAGAAGAAAATTGAATGGGGGAGCCAGATCAGATCATATGTTTTCCATCCCTACAATCTTGTCAAGGATCATCGCACCGACGTGGAGACATCGAACGTGCAGGCGGTAATGGATGGGAACATAGATATGTTTATTCAGGCCTTTCTGGCTGACCCCGACTTAAGAGACAATTAA
- the pta gene encoding Phosphate acetyltransferase, with translation MTSKSAKKVNILDTIKTKARAKKRTVVLPEGIEPRSIIAAGKITAEKIAKVILLGNADEIAKIAKANKVKLDNIRIIDPQTSDLLTDFAHEFYEIRKEKGITEAEALDTMKQYLFFGAMMVRKDMADGSVAGAVNTTGNVLRAGIQVIGLAPGIKTVSGAFMMTVPKYRDKVNKIFMYADSAVVPNPDPEQLASIAVSTSRTMKYLTGEAPYVALLSFSTKGSAKHEDVDKVVAALEILKKNYPDLKVDGELQVDAAIVPEVAKSKAKGSLVAGKANVLIFPDLDAGNIAYKLTQRLANATATGPIIQGLAKPCNDLSRGCSAEDIVDVTAIAMLMKG, from the coding sequence ATGACTAGCAAGAGCGCCAAAAAGGTCAACATTCTCGATACGATTAAGACCAAGGCGCGTGCCAAGAAAAGAACGGTGGTGCTCCCCGAAGGGATCGAACCCCGCTCGATAATAGCCGCGGGAAAAATCACGGCGGAAAAAATCGCCAAGGTTATTCTGCTCGGCAATGCCGATGAAATAGCCAAAATCGCCAAGGCCAACAAGGTCAAACTGGACAATATTCGTATCATCGATCCCCAGACCTCGGACCTTCTGACCGATTTTGCCCATGAATTCTACGAAATTCGGAAAGAAAAGGGGATCACCGAAGCGGAAGCCCTGGATACGATGAAGCAATATCTCTTTTTCGGGGCGATGATGGTGCGGAAAGATATGGCCGACGGTTCGGTGGCCGGCGCGGTCAACACCACCGGAAATGTCCTCCGGGCCGGAATTCAGGTCATCGGACTGGCTCCCGGAATCAAAACCGTCTCGGGCGCTTTCATGATGACGGTACCGAAATACCGGGACAAAGTGAACAAAATATTCATGTATGCCGATTCCGCCGTGGTGCCCAATCCGGACCCAGAGCAGTTGGCTTCGATTGCAGTTTCGACCTCCCGCACCATGAAATACCTGACGGGAGAGGCACCATACGTGGCTCTATTATCATTTTCTACTAAGGGGTCGGCGAAACATGAAGATGTCGATAAGGTTGTGGCCGCCTTGGAAATATTGAAAAAGAATTATCCCGATTTGAAGGTTGACGGGGAATTGCAGGTCGATGCCGCCATAGTGCCGGAGGTGGCCAAGTCGAAAGCCAAAGGTTCGCTGGTTGCCGGTAAGGCGAATGTGCTGATATTTCCCGATCTCGACGCCGGCAATATCGCTTATAAATTAACCCAGCGCCTGGCCAACGCCACGGCCACCGGCCCCATAATTCAGGGATTGGCGAAACCCTGCAATGACCTCTCGCGCGGCTGTTCCGCCGAAGATATTGTCGATGTTACCGCGATTGCAATGCTGATGAAAGGATAA
- a CDS encoding Aminotransferase, giving the protein MTISKLAREIKESPTLKMNEQAGKLRERGEPVIHLGAGEPKSKVPLDAILSAASKLTTADIRYTPTEGIPSLIKAVIRYTEDYYGRSVGPKNVIISNGAKHAIYNIMVTLIDPQDEVIILAPYWVSYPEIVKMCYGIPVVVTPEDGRFVPTMDDITEAVSSYTKAIIVNSPNNPSGAVYPPELIQQLVEYCEKKGLYLIMDDIYHKLVFDKKYAPSCYKYAKADTENSKLIVVNGVSKMYAMTGFRIGWAVASEKIIAAMINVQAQNMSCPSVVLQESAAGALMGVQSSVEALRLTLENNRNVMVNELKAFTGIKIIPPDGTFYCLPDFRAYSKDSVALSKMLLDKALVVTVPGKEFGMEGHLRLSYCGSIKEITEGIARIKWALDPESPSEIFIGDRKYRRDWK; this is encoded by the coding sequence ATGACCATTAGTAAACTTGCCCGCGAAATCAAAGAGTCGCCGACTCTGAAAATGAACGAGCAGGCGGGGAAACTGCGTGAACGGGGTGAACCGGTGATTCATCTCGGTGCGGGCGAACCGAAAAGCAAGGTCCCCCTGGATGCTATTTTGAGTGCCGCGTCCAAATTGACCACTGCCGATATCCGTTATACTCCCACCGAAGGGATTCCCTCGCTGATCAAGGCTGTCATCCGTTATACTGAGGACTACTACGGCCGGTCGGTCGGTCCCAAGAATGTCATCATATCCAACGGCGCCAAGCATGCCATTTATAATATCATGGTGACCCTGATTGACCCTCAGGATGAAGTTATCATTCTGGCGCCATACTGGGTCAGCTATCCCGAAATCGTCAAAATGTGCTACGGTATCCCGGTCGTCGTGACACCGGAGGATGGCCGGTTTGTCCCGACTATGGATGATATTACCGAAGCCGTCAGTTCCTATACCAAAGCCATTATTGTCAACAGCCCCAACAATCCTTCCGGCGCGGTCTATCCCCCGGAACTGATTCAGCAATTAGTGGAGTACTGCGAGAAAAAAGGGCTGTACCTGATAATGGACGACATCTATCATAAATTGGTCTTCGACAAGAAATATGCCCCTTCCTGCTACAAGTACGCCAAAGCGGACACCGAAAATTCCAAACTGATCGTGGTGAACGGGGTCTCTAAAATGTATGCCATGACCGGATTTCGAATCGGCTGGGCGGTTGCCAGCGAAAAAATAATTGCCGCGATGATCAATGTTCAGGCCCAGAATATGTCGTGCCCGTCAGTGGTTCTTCAGGAATCCGCGGCCGGTGCCCTTATGGGGGTTCAGAGCAGTGTCGAGGCCCTGAGACTAACGCTGGAAAATAACCGCAATGTCATGGTGAACGAACTGAAGGCCTTCACCGGCATCAAGATTATTCCGCCCGACGGCACTTTCTACTGCCTGCCTGATTTCCGTGCCTACAGCAAGGATTCCGTGGCTTTATCGAAAATGCTCCTGGATAAGGCCCTGGTCGTGACCGTTCCGGGCAAGGAATTCGGCATGGAAGGACATCTCCGTCTGAGTTACTGCGGTTCCATAAAAGAGATTACCGAAGGTATCGCCCGCATAAAATGGGCTCTCGATCCCGAGTCACCGAGTGAAATATTCATTGGCGACAGAAAATATAGGAGAGATTGGAAATGA
- the pckA gene encoding Phosphoenolpyruvate carboxykinase (ATP), protein MSHYLLDIKSPALSQAQNLKSDYGLANHGFRNLNNVYWNLPTEALYEEAIFRGEGKISFQGPFIVNTGKHTARAANDKFIVREPNNEGNIWWGQYNRPFSVDKFNAVYQRLLGFFQGRDLFVQDCYGGADPNYRLPVRIITELAWHSHFARNMFIQPETNDELRKFVPEFTVIAVPSFQGLPEVDGTLSPTFILLSFDQKLCIIGGSGYGGEIKKSIFTVLNYLLPMDGIMTMHCSANIGKGGDVALFFGLSGTGKTTLSADPKRQLIGDDEHGWSDEGIFNFENGCYAKVIELSPTAEPQIYACTRKFGTILENVIYDPVTRLLDLDDDTRTENTRASYPLNFIENAVPNKMGGHPKNILMLTCDASGVLPPIAKLSPEQAMYHFISGYTAKVAGTEIGLGKEPEITFSACFGAPFMVHHPYYYADLLRNKINKYGVNCWLVNTGWSGGPYGIGKRMSIHHTRALLNSALDGKLLHVEFYTDPVFGFQVPKSCEGVPPEVLNPINTWDDRAAYKDKYLQLGSLFIENFKKFRDGCPDDIVEAGPVKRDFPI, encoded by the coding sequence ATGAGCCACTATTTACTCGATATAAAATCGCCGGCCCTTTCCCAGGCACAAAACCTGAAAAGCGATTACGGCCTGGCCAACCACGGTTTCCGCAATCTGAATAATGTCTATTGGAATCTCCCGACCGAAGCCCTCTATGAAGAAGCCATTTTCCGCGGCGAGGGGAAGATATCATTTCAAGGGCCGTTTATTGTCAATACGGGCAAGCATACCGCCCGGGCCGCTAACGATAAATTTATTGTCCGCGAGCCGAATAATGAAGGGAATATTTGGTGGGGACAATACAACCGACCCTTCAGCGTAGATAAATTCAACGCCGTTTACCAGCGCCTCCTCGGATTTTTTCAGGGGCGGGACCTTTTTGTTCAGGATTGCTACGGCGGAGCCGATCCTAACTACCGTCTGCCGGTTAGAATTATTACGGAGCTCGCCTGGCACTCCCATTTTGCCCGCAATATGTTCATCCAGCCGGAAACCAACGACGAACTGCGAAAATTCGTGCCGGAATTTACGGTCATAGCGGTTCCATCGTTCCAGGGGCTCCCTGAAGTTGACGGGACCCTTTCGCCGACTTTCATCCTGCTCAGTTTCGATCAAAAACTCTGCATTATCGGCGGCTCCGGATATGGCGGCGAGATCAAGAAATCGATCTTCACCGTTCTCAACTACCTGTTGCCAATGGACGGTATCATGACCATGCACTGCTCCGCCAATATCGGCAAGGGCGGCGACGTGGCCCTCTTTTTCGGGCTTTCCGGAACCGGCAAGACAACCCTTTCCGCCGACCCGAAACGGCAACTTATCGGGGACGATGAGCACGGTTGGAGCGATGAGGGAATCTTCAATTTCGAAAACGGCTGTTACGCCAAAGTGATTGAACTCTCCCCCACCGCCGAGCCGCAGATTTATGCCTGCACCCGCAAATTCGGCACTATTCTGGAAAATGTCATTTACGATCCGGTGACCCGGCTTCTGGACCTCGACGACGACACCCGGACAGAAAATACCCGGGCCTCGTATCCGCTCAATTTTATCGAAAATGCGGTCCCGAATAAGATGGGCGGACACCCCAAAAATATTCTGATGCTGACCTGCGACGCCTCCGGGGTCCTGCCGCCGATCGCCAAACTCAGCCCGGAGCAGGCCATGTATCATTTCATTTCGGGATACACCGCCAAGGTGGCCGGAACCGAAATCGGCCTGGGGAAAGAGCCGGAAATCACTTTCAGCGCCTGTTTCGGCGCCCCCTTTATGGTACATCACCCATACTATTATGCCGACCTGCTCCGCAACAAGATCAACAAGTATGGAGTCAACTGCTGGCTGGTCAATACCGGCTGGTCCGGGGGGCCGTACGGAATCGGGAAACGGATGAGCATTCATCATACGCGGGCGCTTCTGAATTCGGCGCTCGACGGCAAACTGCTGCATGTCGAATTTTATACCGATCCGGTTTTCGGCTTCCAGGTTCCCAAGAGTTGTGAGGGGGTTCCGCCGGAAGTGCTGAACCCGATTAACACCTGGGATGACCGCGCCGCGTATAAAGATAAATATCTGCAATTGGGGTCGCTTTTTATCGAGAATTTCAAGAAATTCCGCGACGGCTGCCCCGATGATATCGTGGAAGCCGGACCGGTTAAAAGAGATTTCCCCATCTAA
- a CDS encoding Regulatory protein, FmdB family, with protein sequence MPTYQYKCPKCGYEFEEFQKITDPPIETCPNCKGKTHRLVSAGAGFLFKGSGFYITDHRSSSYKDASKKDSGS encoded by the coding sequence ATGCCGACATATCAGTATAAATGCCCCAAATGCGGATACGAATTTGAGGAATTCCAAAAGATCACCGATCCGCCGATTGAAACCTGTCCCAATTGTAAAGGAAAGACCCATCGTCTGGTTTCGGCCGGAGCAGGATTTTTATTCAAGGGTTCCGGCTTTTATATAACCGATCACCGGTCGTCATCATATAAGGACGCCAGCAAGAAGGATTCCGGTTCCTGA
- the glcD gene encoding Glycolate oxidase, subunit GlcD: MPEINSSFFKSLFEKFGSKVVLDTDSLPDYARDASEIRVSPPAIFFAENESDVIEAINLCREGRVPIVLRGAGTGYTGGCVPVPDGLVLSLQHLKKLEIDPVRKLAYCGPGVITLDLMRAAEEKGLFYPPDPASYDESTLGGNVAECAGGLHCKKYGVTKDYVIGLKGVTIGGEILMTGVYAESELFNLEGILVGSEGMLAAITEIALRLIDVPQTGPTILAAFPEPEDAAKAVAEITRRGLVPAVMEYMDGDAVACSMEYERAVEIARAAAILLFETSGHRAATEAEEIEAVCRTNKSSLLKLEYDREEAEKLWKIRRNLSKAVKASAREKISEDVAVPPSKLPELVNFVAQMAHEYPLRINSYGHAGDGNLHVNFLVRQEDKDVHAYIDEGIGRLFRKTLELGGTLTGEHGIGLTKKKFMPLEFDPPTLRWMKEIKSIFDPENLLNPGKMFV; encoded by the coding sequence ATGCCCGAGATTAATTCGTCGTTTTTCAAATCACTTTTCGAAAAATTCGGGTCGAAAGTCGTTCTCGATACGGACTCATTGCCGGACTACGCACGAGACGCGTCCGAAATCCGGGTCTCCCCGCCCGCTATTTTTTTCGCGGAAAATGAAAGCGATGTCATTGAAGCCATTAATCTGTGCCGAGAGGGCCGGGTTCCGATTGTCTTGCGGGGTGCCGGAACTGGATATACCGGAGGATGTGTACCAGTGCCGGACGGTTTGGTTCTTTCCCTGCAGCATCTGAAAAAACTTGAAATTGATCCCGTACGAAAATTGGCCTATTGCGGGCCCGGAGTAATTACTCTCGATCTGATGAGAGCGGCGGAGGAAAAAGGGCTCTTTTATCCCCCCGATCCGGCCAGCTATGATGAATCGACTCTGGGAGGCAATGTCGCCGAATGTGCCGGGGGACTGCATTGCAAGAAATACGGGGTGACCAAAGATTATGTGATCGGCCTGAAAGGAGTCACAATCGGAGGCGAAATATTGATGACCGGAGTTTATGCCGAAAGCGAATTATTTAATCTCGAAGGAATCTTGGTCGGCTCCGAAGGGATGCTCGCCGCCATCACCGAAATTGCGCTTCGCCTGATAGACGTTCCGCAAACCGGCCCGACCATTCTGGCGGCTTTTCCCGAACCTGAAGATGCCGCCAAAGCGGTTGCGGAAATTACCCGGAGGGGTCTTGTACCGGCGGTGATGGAATATATGGACGGAGACGCCGTGGCCTGCTCTATGGAATACGAGAGAGCGGTGGAAATCGCCCGGGCAGCCGCTATCCTCTTATTTGAAACATCGGGTCATAGAGCCGCTACGGAAGCGGAGGAAATTGAGGCCGTCTGCAGGACCAATAAATCCTCTTTGCTGAAACTCGAATACGACCGCGAAGAGGCCGAAAAACTCTGGAAAATAAGGCGCAACCTGTCCAAAGCGGTAAAAGCCTCGGCCAGAGAAAAAATTTCCGAAGATGTCGCCGTGCCGCCGTCGAAATTGCCCGAATTGGTCAATTTTGTGGCGCAGATGGCCCATGAGTACCCGCTTCGGATAAATTCATATGGTCACGCCGGGGATGGTAACCTTCATGTCAATTTCCTTGTCCGGCAAGAGGATAAAGATGTTCATGCCTATATCGATGAAGGGATCGGCAGACTCTTTCGAAAAACCCTTGAATTGGGAGGAACGCTTACCGGCGAGCATGGAATCGGGTTAACTAAAAAGAAGTTTATGCCGCTGGAATTCGATCCTCCGACACTGCGATGGATGAAGGAAATAAAGTCAATCTTCGACCCTGAAAACCTGCTAAACCCCGGCAAGATGTTTGTATGA
- a CDS encoding Citrate synthase, which produces MATLQKRLAEIIPGLKDEIKNITKNHGDIKISDVNIAQAYGGMRGVKGMICDTSVVNPDTGLIIRGIPIKDLTEKLPEEIFYLLIAGELPDKAALKALQKDLTDRAKVPAYVWKVLEAMPKDSHPMAMLDTAILVMEKESEFRKMYDAGMKKDDYWKPALEDALNMLARIPVIAAGIYRMRFKKGNRIAPKKDLDWGANYAHMLGIKDKTGNFVKLMRLYLTLHSDHEGGNVSAFSCHTVGSALSDPYYAVSAGLNGLAGPLHGLANQECLGWILEVLKKFNGVPSDEQLRQFAWDTLNSGQVIPGYGHAVLRITDPRFDAFLAFGKKYIADDPVFQLVAKVFDIVPKVLAEQGKVKDPWPNVDAGSGALLYHFGLTEFPYYTVLFAVSRAMGMLSQLVINRAVGTAITRPKSVSTAWIKKQIPSTPAPQQ; this is translated from the coding sequence ATGGCAACCCTGCAGAAGAGACTGGCGGAGATAATCCCCGGCCTCAAGGACGAAATCAAGAATATCACCAAGAATCACGGCGACATCAAGATTTCCGACGTTAATATCGCCCAGGCCTACGGCGGCATGCGCGGAGTCAAAGGAATGATCTGTGATACATCGGTCGTAAATCCCGACACCGGCCTGATCATCCGCGGTATCCCTATCAAGGACCTCACCGAGAAACTGCCGGAAGAAATTTTCTACCTGCTCATAGCCGGGGAACTGCCCGATAAGGCCGCCCTCAAGGCTCTTCAGAAGGACTTGACCGACCGGGCCAAGGTCCCGGCCTATGTCTGGAAAGTGCTGGAAGCGATGCCGAAAGATTCGCACCCGATGGCCATGCTGGACACCGCCATATTGGTTATGGAAAAGGAATCGGAATTCCGGAAAATGTATGATGCCGGGATGAAAAAAGATGATTACTGGAAACCGGCTCTGGAAGACGCTCTGAATATGCTCGCCCGTATTCCCGTGATTGCGGCCGGCATTTACCGGATGAGATTCAAAAAAGGGAATCGAATTGCTCCCAAGAAGGACCTGGACTGGGGCGCCAATTATGCTCATATGCTCGGCATCAAGGATAAAACCGGCAATTTCGTGAAACTGATGCGCCTCTACCTCACTCTGCATAGTGACCACGAGGGCGGCAATGTGAGCGCTTTCTCCTGCCATACGGTCGGTTCGGCGCTGTCCGATCCTTACTATGCCGTTTCCGCCGGTCTGAACGGCCTTGCCGGCCCATTGCACGGTCTGGCCAACCAGGAATGCCTGGGCTGGATTCTGGAAGTGCTGAAGAAATTCAACGGAGTGCCGTCCGATGAGCAGTTGCGCCAGTTCGCCTGGGATACCCTCAATTCCGGTCAGGTAATTCCCGGTTACGGCCATGCCGTTCTCCGAATCACCGACCCGCGCTTCGATGCTTTCCTGGCTTTTGGCAAGAAATATATTGCCGACGATCCGGTCTTCCAGCTGGTCGCCAAGGTCTTTGATATTGTCCCCAAGGTCCTGGCAGAACAGGGCAAGGTCAAAGATCCGTGGCCGAATGTCGATGCCGGTTCCGGAGCTCTGCTTTATCATTTCGGCTTGACCGAATTCCCGTACTACACGGTGCTGTTTGCGGTATCGCGTGCCATGGGAATGCTTTCGCAGTTGGTTATCAACCGGGCCGTGGGTACTGCCATCACCCGGCCGAAGTCGGTCAGTACGGCCTGGATCAAGAAACAGATCCCGTCCACGCCGGCTCCGCAGCAATAA